Proteins found in one Camelus bactrianus isolate YW-2024 breed Bactrian camel chromosome X, ASM4877302v1, whole genome shotgun sequence genomic segment:
- the TRO gene encoding trophinin isoform X1, protein MHIIFKLEKIKDKEKISKSGPILSSSAVSRLSRKMNRRNDYDYKMSPLQGPLPPPGSLGLHFPPDVQAETTEEDSILLMHTLLAATKDPLAMDPPVANQPKKSKTKKAPIKAITKTIPATLPVPSADVIATNKPKITFQALNLPIIPQVTQASATTEAANTQASSFTSQPKKANKTKRVTAKAAQGSQSPTGSESVTTEIKSPLQALNLPVIPQTIQTPFASESANSQALLASTKPKKAFKAKKAHNKAIASATVISLGPSTTYTATTQGQITNVTANTQATAASIQTRKAFKAKKATVKGTNTDTELLEAPDATETATRQTEASSAAIWPKKSKGKKAANKGPNSACEISEAPPATQMVTDQALAVTLRVKRGFRAQKVATKVRTTESQTQIDQGVQAKMATSQTNISALETQVAAAVQALADDYLAQLSLEPTSRTRGKRNQKSKHLNGDERGGVNYRWIPWGRRPPLPRDVAILQERANKLVKYLLVKDQTKIPIKRSDMLKDIIQEYDEYFPEIIERASYALEKMFRVNLKEIDKQSSLYILISIQESSAGILGTTKDTPKLGLLMVILSVIFMNGNKANEAVIWEVLRKLGLRPGVRHSLFGEVRKLITDEFVKQKYLEYKRVPNSRPPEYEFFWGLRSYHETSKMKVLKFACKVQKKDPKDWAAQYREAVEMEVQAAAVAVAEAEARAEARAQMGIGEEAVAGPWNWDDMDIDCLTREELGDDAQAWSRFSFEIEARAQESANAGTNIDFSRGASTRASFSDGASISFSGTPSPSGGFGGRAGLSFGGTCSTSVSFSSAASICFGGTSSACSSFSGGASISLSGAASTSCSFSSEASINFGGTSCTSANFGGGISSSFISPLNTSTSFSGGASSGFGGTPSTTAGFSDALIMSTGFGSTLGTSALFSGALSTSTGFGGTLSTSVYFGGSPSTGASFGGTLSTSICFGGSPSTSTGFDGVLSSSVSFGGSSSTSTDFGGTLSTSVCFGGSPSTSASFGGALSTSVGFGGALNTSAGFSSAVSISTGFSSAPSTNSGFGSVFSTSADFSGALNTTTDFGSVPSTTIGFDGVPSASFCFGSVSNTNLCFGGPPSTSTCFSGPTGVSFGDGPSPSAGFSFGDGLSTSAGFGGGLNTSSGFSGGLSTSAGFGGGLISSDGFGGGLGTNAGFGSTLGTSADFSGGLSISDGFGGGPNTSFDEGLSTIIGFGSGSNTSTGFTGEPSTSTGFIGGPSSIIGFGSGLSTSAGFNGGPSSSAGFGGGPSNGAGFGGGATSLGAYSFSYG, encoded by the exons AtgcatattattttcaaattggagaaaatcaaagacaaagagaaaatctcaaAATCAG GCCCCATCCTATCAAGCTCAGCTGTTTCTCGACTTTCCAGAAAAATGAATAGGAGAAATGACTATGATTATAAGATGTCCCCGTTACAG ggccctctgcctccccctggGAGCCTGGGGCTTCACTTCCCTCCAGATGTACAGGCTGAGACCACAGAAGAAGACAGTATCTTGCTGATGCATACCCTCTTGGCGGCAACCAAGGACCCCCTGGCCATGGACCCACCAGTTGCCAACCAGCCTAAGAAAAGCAAGACCAAGAAGGCCCCTATTAAGGCTATCACTAAGACCATACCTGCTACCCTTCCAGTCCCATCTGCCGATGTGATTGCCACCAACAAGCCTAAAATAACTTTTCAGGCTTTAAACCTGCCAATCATCCCCCAGGTCACCCAGGCTTCAGCTACCACTGAGGCAGCCAATACTCAGGCTTCTTCATTCACCTCTCAGCCTAAGAAAGCCAACAAGACAAAGAGAGTTACTGCTAAGGCAGCCCAGGGCTCCCAATCTCCAACTGGCAGTGAGAGTGTCACCACAGAGATTAAGTCACCCTTGCAGGCCCTAAACTTACCTGTGATCCCACAGACTATCCAGACTCCATTTGCCAGTGAGTCAGCCAATTCCCAGGCCTTGTTAGCCTCCACCAAGCCTAAGAAAGCTTTCAAGGCTAAGAAGGCTCACAATAAGGCCATAGCTAGTGCCACTGTGATCTCACTGGGTCCATCTACCACTTACACTGCTACCACCCAAGGCCAAATTACCAATGTGACAGCCAATACCCAGGCCACAGCAGCCTCCATCCAAACTAGGAAAGCTTTCAAAGCCAAGAAGGCAACTGTTAAGGGCACAAATACTGATACTGAGCTCCTAGAGGCCCCAGATGCAACTGAGACAGCTACCAGGCAGACTGAGGCCTCATCAGCAGCTATCTGGCCCAAAAAATCCAAGGGCAAGAAGGCTGCCAATAAGGGCCCAAATTCTGCCTGTGAGATCTCTGAGGCCCCACCTGCCACTCAAATGGTCACAGACCAAGCCTTAGCAGTTACCCTCCGGGTCAAGAGAGGGTTCAGGGCTCAGAAGGTTGCCACTAAGGTCCGGACAACTGAAAGCCAGACTCAAATTGACCAAGGGGTCCAGGCCAAAATGGCTACCTCTCAGACCAACATAAGTGCCCTTGAGACTCAGGTTGCTGCTGCTGTCCAGGCCCTGGCAGATGACTACCTGGCTCAGTTGAGTCTGGAGCCCACATCCAGGACCCGGGGCAAGAGGAACCAAAAG TCCAAGCATCTGAACGGGGATGAGAGAGGTGGTGTTAATTATAGGTGGATCCCATGGGGCCGGAGGCCTCCACTGCCCCGAGATGTGGCCATTTTGCAAGAAAGG GCAAATAAGTTGGTGAAATACCTGTTGGTTAAGGACCAGACAAAGATACCCATCAAGCGCTCAG ATATGCTGAAGGATATCATCCAAGAATATGATGAATATTTCCCAGAGATCATTGAACGAGCAAGCTATGCTCTGGAGAAG ATGTTTCGAGTCAATCTGAAGGAAATTGATAAGCAAAGTAGCTTGTATATTCTCATCAGCATTCAGGAATCCTCCGCAGGCATACTGGGAAC GACCAAGGACACACCCAAACTAGGTCTTCTCATGGTGATTCTGAGTGTCATTTTTATGAATGGCAACAAGGCCAATGAGG CTGTCATCTGGGAGGTGCTGCGCAAGCTGGGGCTGCGCCCCGG GGTGAGGCACTCGCTCTTTGGGGAAGTAAGGAAGCTCATCacagacgagtttgtgaagcagaA GTACCTGGAGTACAAGAGGGTCCCCAATAGCAGACCACCTGAATATGAGTTCTTCTGGGGCTTGCGTTCCTACCATGAGACTAGCAAGATGAAAGTCCTCAAGTTTGCCTGCAAG GTGCAGAAGAAAGACCCCAAGGACTGGGCCGCTCAGTACCGGGAGGCAGTGGAGATGGAAGTCCAAGCTgcagctgtggctgtggctgaggCTGAGGCCAGGGCTGAGGCAAGAGCCCAAATGGGGATTGGAGAGGAAGCTGTGGCTGGGCCCTGGAATTGGGATGACATGGATATCGACTGCCTAACAAGGGAAGAGTTAGGCGATGATGCTCAGGCCTGGAGCAGATTTTCATTTGAAATTGAGGCCAGAGCCCAAGAAAGTGCAAATGCCGGCACCAACATTGACTTCAGCAGAGGAGCTAGCACCAGGGCTAGCTTCAGTGATGGTGCTAGTATTAGCTTCAGTGGTACACCCAGCCCCAGTGGTGGCTTTGGTGGCAGAGCTGGCCTTAGCTTTGGTGGCACATGCAGCACCAGTGTCAGCTTCAGCAGTGCAGCCAGCATTTGCTTTGGCGGCACATCCAGCGCTTGCTCCAGCTTCAGTGGTGGAGCCAGCATTAGCCTCAGTGGTGCAGCCAGCACCAGCTGTAGTTTCAGCAGTGAAGCCAGTATTAACTTTGGTGGTACATCTTGTACCAGTGCCAACTTCGGTGGTGGGATCAGCTCCAGTTTCATTAGCCCACTCAACACCAGTACCAGTTTCAGTGGTGGAGCCAGCTCTGGTTTTGGAGGCACACCCAGCACCACTGCTGGCTTCAGTGATGCGCTCATTATGAGCACTGGCTTTGGCAGTACACTCGGCACCAGTGCACTCTTTAGTGGTGCACTGAGCACCAGCACTGGCTTTGGTGGCACACTCAGCACTAGTGTCTACTTTGGTGGCTCTCCTAGTACTGGTGCCAGTTTTGGTGGCACACTCAGTACCAGTATCTGTTTTGGTGGCTCTCCTAGCACCAGCACTGGTTTTGATGGTGTACTCAGTAGTAGTGTCTCCTTCGGTGGCTCTTCCAGCACCAGCACTGACTTTGGTGGCACACTAAGCACCAGTGTCTGCTTTGGTGGCTCTCCTAGCACCAGTGCCAGCTTTGGTGGTGCACTGAGCACCAGTGTTGGCTTTGGTGGTGCACTCAACACCAGTGCTGGTTTTAGCAGTGCTGTCAGCATTAGCACTGGCTTTAGTAGTGCACCCAGCACCAactctggctttggcagtgtgtTCAGCACCAGTGCTGACTTCAGTGGGGCACTTAACACCACTACTGACTTTGGCAGTGTTCCCAGCACCACCATTGGCTTTGATGGAGTCCCCAGCGCCAGCTTCTGCTTTGGCAGTGTGTCTAACACCAACCTATGCTTTGGTGGCCCTCCCAGCACCAGTACCTGCTTTAGTGGTCCTACTGGTGTCAGTTTTGGTGATGGACCCAGCCCCAGTGCCGGTTTCAGCTTTGGCGATGGGTTAAGCACCAGTGCTGGATTTGGTGGTGGACTGAACACCAGCTCTGGCTTCAGTGGTGGACTGAGCACCAGTGCTGGCTTTGGTGGTGGACTGATCTCCAGTGATGGCTTTGGTGGTGGACTGGGCACCAATGCTGGTTTTGGCAGCACACTTGGCACCAGTGCTGACTTTAGTGGTGGCCTCAGCATCAGTGATGGCTTTGGCGGTGGGCCTAATACCAGCTTCGACGAAGGACTGAGTACTATCATTGGCTTTGGCAGTGGTTCCAACACCAGCACTGGCTTTACTGGCGAACCCAGCACCAGCACCGGCTTCATTGGTGGACCCAGTTCTATTATTGGCTTTGGCAGTGGACTGAGCACCAGTGCTGGCTTCAACGGTGGACCAAGCAGTAGTGCTGGCTTTGGCGGTGGACCGAGCAATGGTGCTGGCTTTGGTGGTGGAGCCACCAGCCTTGGTGCCTATAGCTTCTCCTATGGCTAG
- the TRO gene encoding trophinin isoform X4 codes for MHIIFKLEKIKDKEKISKSGPILSSSAVSRLSRKMNRRNDYDYKMSPLQSKHLNGDERGGVNYRWIPWGRRPPLPRDVAILQERANKLVKYLLVKDQTKIPIKRSDMLKDIIQEYDEYFPEIIERASYALEKMFRVNLKEIDKQSSLYILISIQESSAGILGTTKDTPKLGLLMVILSVIFMNGNKANEAVIWEVLRKLGLRPGVRHSLFGEVRKLITDEFVKQKYLEYKRVPNSRPPEYEFFWGLRSYHETSKMKVLKFACKVQKKDPKDWAAQYREAVEMEVQAAAVAVAEAEARAEARAQMGIGEEAVAGPWNWDDMDIDCLTREELGDDAQAWSRFSFEIEARAQESANAGTNIDFSRGASTRASFSDGASISFSGTPSPSGGFGGRAGLSFGGTCSTSVSFSSAASICFGGTSSACSSFSGGASISLSGAASTSCSFSSEASINFGGTSCTSANFGGGISSSFISPLNTSTSFSGGASSGFGGTPSTTAGFSDALIMSTGFGSTLGTSALFSGALSTSTGFGGTLSTSVYFGGSPSTGASFGGTLSTSICFGGSPSTSTGFDGVLSSSVSFGGSSSTSTDFGGTLSTSVCFGGSPSTSASFGGALSTSVGFGGALNTSAGFSSAVSISTGFSSAPSTNSGFGSVFSTSADFSGALNTTTDFGSVPSTTIGFDGVPSASFCFGSVSNTNLCFGGPPSTSTCFSGPTGVSFGDGPSPSAGFSFGDGLSTSAGFGGGLNTSSGFSGGLSTSAGFGGGLISSDGFGGGLGTNAGFGSTLGTSADFSGGLSISDGFGGGPNTSFDEGLSTIIGFGSGSNTSTGFTGEPSTSTGFIGGPSSIIGFGSGLSTSAGFNGGPSSSAGFGGGPSNGAGFGGGATSLGAYSFSYG; via the exons AtgcatattattttcaaattggagaaaatcaaagacaaagagaaaatctcaaAATCAG GCCCCATCCTATCAAGCTCAGCTGTTTCTCGACTTTCCAGAAAAATGAATAGGAGAAATGACTATGATTATAAGATGTCCCCGTTACAG TCCAAGCATCTGAACGGGGATGAGAGAGGTGGTGTTAATTATAGGTGGATCCCATGGGGCCGGAGGCCTCCACTGCCCCGAGATGTGGCCATTTTGCAAGAAAGG GCAAATAAGTTGGTGAAATACCTGTTGGTTAAGGACCAGACAAAGATACCCATCAAGCGCTCAG ATATGCTGAAGGATATCATCCAAGAATATGATGAATATTTCCCAGAGATCATTGAACGAGCAAGCTATGCTCTGGAGAAG ATGTTTCGAGTCAATCTGAAGGAAATTGATAAGCAAAGTAGCTTGTATATTCTCATCAGCATTCAGGAATCCTCCGCAGGCATACTGGGAAC GACCAAGGACACACCCAAACTAGGTCTTCTCATGGTGATTCTGAGTGTCATTTTTATGAATGGCAACAAGGCCAATGAGG CTGTCATCTGGGAGGTGCTGCGCAAGCTGGGGCTGCGCCCCGG GGTGAGGCACTCGCTCTTTGGGGAAGTAAGGAAGCTCATCacagacgagtttgtgaagcagaA GTACCTGGAGTACAAGAGGGTCCCCAATAGCAGACCACCTGAATATGAGTTCTTCTGGGGCTTGCGTTCCTACCATGAGACTAGCAAGATGAAAGTCCTCAAGTTTGCCTGCAAG GTGCAGAAGAAAGACCCCAAGGACTGGGCCGCTCAGTACCGGGAGGCAGTGGAGATGGAAGTCCAAGCTgcagctgtggctgtggctgaggCTGAGGCCAGGGCTGAGGCAAGAGCCCAAATGGGGATTGGAGAGGAAGCTGTGGCTGGGCCCTGGAATTGGGATGACATGGATATCGACTGCCTAACAAGGGAAGAGTTAGGCGATGATGCTCAGGCCTGGAGCAGATTTTCATTTGAAATTGAGGCCAGAGCCCAAGAAAGTGCAAATGCCGGCACCAACATTGACTTCAGCAGAGGAGCTAGCACCAGGGCTAGCTTCAGTGATGGTGCTAGTATTAGCTTCAGTGGTACACCCAGCCCCAGTGGTGGCTTTGGTGGCAGAGCTGGCCTTAGCTTTGGTGGCACATGCAGCACCAGTGTCAGCTTCAGCAGTGCAGCCAGCATTTGCTTTGGCGGCACATCCAGCGCTTGCTCCAGCTTCAGTGGTGGAGCCAGCATTAGCCTCAGTGGTGCAGCCAGCACCAGCTGTAGTTTCAGCAGTGAAGCCAGTATTAACTTTGGTGGTACATCTTGTACCAGTGCCAACTTCGGTGGTGGGATCAGCTCCAGTTTCATTAGCCCACTCAACACCAGTACCAGTTTCAGTGGTGGAGCCAGCTCTGGTTTTGGAGGCACACCCAGCACCACTGCTGGCTTCAGTGATGCGCTCATTATGAGCACTGGCTTTGGCAGTACACTCGGCACCAGTGCACTCTTTAGTGGTGCACTGAGCACCAGCACTGGCTTTGGTGGCACACTCAGCACTAGTGTCTACTTTGGTGGCTCTCCTAGTACTGGTGCCAGTTTTGGTGGCACACTCAGTACCAGTATCTGTTTTGGTGGCTCTCCTAGCACCAGCACTGGTTTTGATGGTGTACTCAGTAGTAGTGTCTCCTTCGGTGGCTCTTCCAGCACCAGCACTGACTTTGGTGGCACACTAAGCACCAGTGTCTGCTTTGGTGGCTCTCCTAGCACCAGTGCCAGCTTTGGTGGTGCACTGAGCACCAGTGTTGGCTTTGGTGGTGCACTCAACACCAGTGCTGGTTTTAGCAGTGCTGTCAGCATTAGCACTGGCTTTAGTAGTGCACCCAGCACCAactctggctttggcagtgtgtTCAGCACCAGTGCTGACTTCAGTGGGGCACTTAACACCACTACTGACTTTGGCAGTGTTCCCAGCACCACCATTGGCTTTGATGGAGTCCCCAGCGCCAGCTTCTGCTTTGGCAGTGTGTCTAACACCAACCTATGCTTTGGTGGCCCTCCCAGCACCAGTACCTGCTTTAGTGGTCCTACTGGTGTCAGTTTTGGTGATGGACCCAGCCCCAGTGCCGGTTTCAGCTTTGGCGATGGGTTAAGCACCAGTGCTGGATTTGGTGGTGGACTGAACACCAGCTCTGGCTTCAGTGGTGGACTGAGCACCAGTGCTGGCTTTGGTGGTGGACTGATCTCCAGTGATGGCTTTGGTGGTGGACTGGGCACCAATGCTGGTTTTGGCAGCACACTTGGCACCAGTGCTGACTTTAGTGGTGGCCTCAGCATCAGTGATGGCTTTGGCGGTGGGCCTAATACCAGCTTCGACGAAGGACTGAGTACTATCATTGGCTTTGGCAGTGGTTCCAACACCAGCACTGGCTTTACTGGCGAACCCAGCACCAGCACCGGCTTCATTGGTGGACCCAGTTCTATTATTGGCTTTGGCAGTGGACTGAGCACCAGTGCTGGCTTCAACGGTGGACCAAGCAGTAGTGCTGGCTTTGGCGGTGGACCGAGCAATGGTGCTGGCTTTGGTGGTGGAGCCACCAGCCTTGGTGCCTATAGCTTCTCCTATGGCTAG
- the TRO gene encoding trophinin isoform X10, which yields MNRRNDYDYKMSPLQSKHLNGDERGGVNYRWIPWGRRPPLPRDVAILQERANKLVKYLLVKDQTKIPIKRSDMLKDIIQEYDEYFPEIIERASYALEKMFRVNLKEIDKQSSLYILISIQESSAGILGTTKDTPKLGLLMVILSVIFMNGNKANEAVIWEVLRKLGLRPGVRHSLFGEVRKLITDEFVKQKYLEYKRVPNSRPPEYEFFWGLRSYHETSKMKVLKFACKVQKKDPKDWAAQYREAVEMEVQAAAVAVAEAEARAEVYFPCLQILAMNCSSPSHGAKVHPWNLCPHNSLNRYYQSAEGNTL from the exons ATGAATAGGAGAAATGACTATGATTATAAGATGTCCCCGTTACAG TCCAAGCATCTGAACGGGGATGAGAGAGGTGGTGTTAATTATAGGTGGATCCCATGGGGCCGGAGGCCTCCACTGCCCCGAGATGTGGCCATTTTGCAAGAAAGG GCAAATAAGTTGGTGAAATACCTGTTGGTTAAGGACCAGACAAAGATACCCATCAAGCGCTCAG ATATGCTGAAGGATATCATCCAAGAATATGATGAATATTTCCCAGAGATCATTGAACGAGCAAGCTATGCTCTGGAGAAG ATGTTTCGAGTCAATCTGAAGGAAATTGATAAGCAAAGTAGCTTGTATATTCTCATCAGCATTCAGGAATCCTCCGCAGGCATACTGGGAAC GACCAAGGACACACCCAAACTAGGTCTTCTCATGGTGATTCTGAGTGTCATTTTTATGAATGGCAACAAGGCCAATGAGG CTGTCATCTGGGAGGTGCTGCGCAAGCTGGGGCTGCGCCCCGG GGTGAGGCACTCGCTCTTTGGGGAAGTAAGGAAGCTCATCacagacgagtttgtgaagcagaA GTACCTGGAGTACAAGAGGGTCCCCAATAGCAGACCACCTGAATATGAGTTCTTCTGGGGCTTGCGTTCCTACCATGAGACTAGCAAGATGAAAGTCCTCAAGTTTGCCTGCAAG GTGCAGAAGAAAGACCCCAAGGACTGGGCCGCTCAGTACCGGGAGGCAGTGGAGATGGAAGTCCAAGCTgcagctgtggctgtggctgaggCTGAGGCCAGGGCTGAG GTTTATTTCCCATGTTTACAGATCCTAGCAATGAATTGCAGCAGCCCTTCCCATGGAGCCAAGGTACATCCTTGGAATCTTTGTCCACACAACAGTCTAAACAGATACTACCAATCAGCTGAGGGTAACACACTATGA
- the TRO gene encoding trophinin isoform X9, producing the protein MNRRNDYDYKMSPLQGPLPPPGSLGLHFPPDVQAETTEEDSILLMHTLLAATKDPLAMDPPVANQPKKSKTKKAPIKAITKTIPATLPVPSADVIATNKPKITFQALNLPIIPQVTQASATTEAANTQASSFTSQPKKANKTKRVTAKAAQGSQSPTGSESVTTEIKSPLQALNLPVIPQTIQTPFASESANSQALLASTKPKKAFKAKKAHNKAIASATVISLGPSTTYTATTQGQITNVTANTQATAASIQTRKAFKAKKATVKGTNTDTELLEAPDATETATRQTEASSAAIWPKKSKGKKAANKGPNSACEISEAPPATQMVTDQALAVTLRVKRGFRAQKVATKVRTTESQTQIDQGVQAKMATSQTNISALETQVAAAVQALADDYLAQLSLEPTSRTRGKRNQKSKHLNGDERGGVNYRWIPWGRRPPLPRDVAILQERANKLVKYLLVKDQTKIPIKRSDMLKDIIQEYDEYFPEIIERASYALEKMFRVNLKEIDKQSSLYILISIQESSAGILGTTKDTPKLGLLMVILSVIFMNGNKANEAVIWEVLRKLGLRPGVRHSLFGEVRKLITDEFVKQKYLEYKRVPNSRPPEYEFFWGLRSYHETSKMKVLKFACKVQKKDPKDWAAQYREAVEMEVQAAAVAVAEAEARAEVYFPCLQILAMNCSSPSHGAKVHPWNLCPHNSLNRYYQSAEGNTL; encoded by the exons ATGAATAGGAGAAATGACTATGATTATAAGATGTCCCCGTTACAG ggccctctgcctccccctggGAGCCTGGGGCTTCACTTCCCTCCAGATGTACAGGCTGAGACCACAGAAGAAGACAGTATCTTGCTGATGCATACCCTCTTGGCGGCAACCAAGGACCCCCTGGCCATGGACCCACCAGTTGCCAACCAGCCTAAGAAAAGCAAGACCAAGAAGGCCCCTATTAAGGCTATCACTAAGACCATACCTGCTACCCTTCCAGTCCCATCTGCCGATGTGATTGCCACCAACAAGCCTAAAATAACTTTTCAGGCTTTAAACCTGCCAATCATCCCCCAGGTCACCCAGGCTTCAGCTACCACTGAGGCAGCCAATACTCAGGCTTCTTCATTCACCTCTCAGCCTAAGAAAGCCAACAAGACAAAGAGAGTTACTGCTAAGGCAGCCCAGGGCTCCCAATCTCCAACTGGCAGTGAGAGTGTCACCACAGAGATTAAGTCACCCTTGCAGGCCCTAAACTTACCTGTGATCCCACAGACTATCCAGACTCCATTTGCCAGTGAGTCAGCCAATTCCCAGGCCTTGTTAGCCTCCACCAAGCCTAAGAAAGCTTTCAAGGCTAAGAAGGCTCACAATAAGGCCATAGCTAGTGCCACTGTGATCTCACTGGGTCCATCTACCACTTACACTGCTACCACCCAAGGCCAAATTACCAATGTGACAGCCAATACCCAGGCCACAGCAGCCTCCATCCAAACTAGGAAAGCTTTCAAAGCCAAGAAGGCAACTGTTAAGGGCACAAATACTGATACTGAGCTCCTAGAGGCCCCAGATGCAACTGAGACAGCTACCAGGCAGACTGAGGCCTCATCAGCAGCTATCTGGCCCAAAAAATCCAAGGGCAAGAAGGCTGCCAATAAGGGCCCAAATTCTGCCTGTGAGATCTCTGAGGCCCCACCTGCCACTCAAATGGTCACAGACCAAGCCTTAGCAGTTACCCTCCGGGTCAAGAGAGGGTTCAGGGCTCAGAAGGTTGCCACTAAGGTCCGGACAACTGAAAGCCAGACTCAAATTGACCAAGGGGTCCAGGCCAAAATGGCTACCTCTCAGACCAACATAAGTGCCCTTGAGACTCAGGTTGCTGCTGCTGTCCAGGCCCTGGCAGATGACTACCTGGCTCAGTTGAGTCTGGAGCCCACATCCAGGACCCGGGGCAAGAGGAACCAAAAG TCCAAGCATCTGAACGGGGATGAGAGAGGTGGTGTTAATTATAGGTGGATCCCATGGGGCCGGAGGCCTCCACTGCCCCGAGATGTGGCCATTTTGCAAGAAAGG GCAAATAAGTTGGTGAAATACCTGTTGGTTAAGGACCAGACAAAGATACCCATCAAGCGCTCAG ATATGCTGAAGGATATCATCCAAGAATATGATGAATATTTCCCAGAGATCATTGAACGAGCAAGCTATGCTCTGGAGAAG ATGTTTCGAGTCAATCTGAAGGAAATTGATAAGCAAAGTAGCTTGTATATTCTCATCAGCATTCAGGAATCCTCCGCAGGCATACTGGGAAC GACCAAGGACACACCCAAACTAGGTCTTCTCATGGTGATTCTGAGTGTCATTTTTATGAATGGCAACAAGGCCAATGAGG CTGTCATCTGGGAGGTGCTGCGCAAGCTGGGGCTGCGCCCCGG GGTGAGGCACTCGCTCTTTGGGGAAGTAAGGAAGCTCATCacagacgagtttgtgaagcagaA GTACCTGGAGTACAAGAGGGTCCCCAATAGCAGACCACCTGAATATGAGTTCTTCTGGGGCTTGCGTTCCTACCATGAGACTAGCAAGATGAAAGTCCTCAAGTTTGCCTGCAAG GTGCAGAAGAAAGACCCCAAGGACTGGGCCGCTCAGTACCGGGAGGCAGTGGAGATGGAAGTCCAAGCTgcagctgtggctgtggctgaggCTGAGGCCAGGGCTGAG GTTTATTTCCCATGTTTACAGATCCTAGCAATGAATTGCAGCAGCCCTTCCCATGGAGCCAAGGTACATCCTTGGAATCTTTGTCCACACAACAGTCTAAACAGATACTACCAATCAGCTGAGGGTAACACACTATGA